From Zea mays cultivar B73 chromosome 3, Zm-B73-REFERENCE-NAM-5.0, whole genome shotgun sequence:
atcTTGTTATGtaaattgttgtgtacgtgaattgctaatACTAGAATGTACATGAGTCACATTCGTTTTATCTTCTAAAATCGGATGTGACAACAAACGTATTGACCTTGGGCCGAACACACAGCGGCAGGCCTAGCAACCTGGTCCAAAGTAAATGTGCAGCACTGCAGCTCCCGTGACCTTATCCCTTTCTCTCTCGTCTCAAATCGAGCCGCAAAAGCACATGCCTGCGTGCCGATGGAGGCAGCACAACACATCACGCGGGCGCTCGGCAGTGACGGCGGCGCTTGAGCTCTGCAACGGCGTGGCGGCGCTCGAGCTGGAGACGCGTTGTGCTGCACCTGCACCACGAGCAAGCGTGGCGAGGTGAAGTGTGGCGCGCAGGTGAGGGTCCGGACTGGGATGTCAACGGGAATTCACAATCGATTTTTAGCTCCCCGTAAGGTTCACGCGACGAAAATTTCTTCCCGCGCACGAACGGTTGCTGAAAACATTTCTTACTCATCTCTATTCCCCGTAGGGATAAATCCCTGTCAGGAATCCTCATCCCagtttaaattataattagatcGTACTTCATTTGTTATTAATGAAAAAATATTGTTACTTATACACATTCTTAGATGTAAAAATCATTACGTGTACACTAAAACGAACATATTTGTATAACGAGTGATCTCTTAacaaggtaattatttatttttatcattatatATTACATAAAAACATCGTCACAtataagtttaacgggtccccgcggggaacgggatGTCCCCGTCTCCGTTTACTCGTCGGGGGCGAAATTTTTTTCCCATTTACATCGCCGTGGGTGAAAAAACTTTCCCATCCTCATCCCCTAATGgaggaattccccgcggggaatcgagTATCGGGTCCacattgccatctctaggcgGCACTGATGTTACAGTAATTGGCTTGCTGCACAACAAGAGGATGTTCACAGCAAAGAGACACTAGAACAATTTTCTAAATGTACAACCTAGAGGCACTAGAACAGTTTTTACAACCCTAACCCTAAGCCTCCAGATAATAAATGTGATTAAGAGACAATAAGTATAGAAAGTCGTGAAGAGACGAACTCTTCGCGAAGAGCTCGTCCGTTGATTTTTTTTTTACTTAACCCTCTAAAGACATCTCAAGAGATGACTCATTTAATAAGGAAATGAGCTAAATGGTAGGCTACAAAGATCCATAGAACCAAGGATGAGATGTATTATTAAACTTGCTCTTGCTGGTTTTGTAGAGACGAGGCGACTCTCAAGTCTCAACTGATGAATTGAACATCCGCTCAGTGCTTTTACCCTTTACCATCATCATTTTTGTCCCAGCCAGCGGTGGCATGTAGTAGTTGACTGAGATAGTAAAAGCtttgcttgcttgcttgctttGCCAATCGCCAATCGCACGAGTGCTGCCAATTTGCCATGCATCGCCGACGACGGTAGCGAGTAGTAGAGCTTGCTTGCTGCCAGGGCCAGGGCCAGGGCGCCAGGCCATGCATGCCCACGCTCCCTCCCTCTATGGCGCTACGTACAGAGGAAGCAGTGATTTTGACCGTGCATGCATGCCCACCAGAGACCAGACGTAACTTATTACAGCTACAGCGAGAGGGAGCCGACAGCTTCGCTTGCTCTGCATGGGGGAGCTCTGCGTGCTGCACCCGTACGTGCATGCACGCGCGACGACCTGCCGGACGGACGGAGACCGACGGACGGCGGCAGTGAGCTGCTGGCTGCTGGTGCTGGGCGGCTTGCTTTGGCTTCTGCCAGCAGGTGCCAGCTCAGAGAAGCAAAGCACGGCAAATCCTACTGCATGCTTTGCTTCCACTGCTCCGTACCTCTGTCTGCTGCCGCATTGTATATATATAACAGGCAGCTACTACTAGCCTCCTCCATAGCTACTACTAGTAGCATCCATTCTGCCTCTACGGCTGCATTGCAACAGGCAGCAGCAGCAGGTCGTCAGCTAGTAGCTCGAGATAAACGGCATCTGTCATGGCGAGCAATTTAATTTAAGTAGAGTAAATGGAAGGTTAGCACATCTCCCTCACTCTCTGTCTTTTTGTTTTATATATATGTTAGGATTTGCTTGGTGACGCGCGCGGCTGCCATGCACGCACACGCACCCGTTCCAAAGGGATGCATGCCACTAGCTCCCCACGTTTGCAGGCTTTATTACTTCACTGTCGTCAACTACTCAAATGCGCCTCACCAATAATGCAGCAGGGAAAAAAAAAGGGAACAGGATTTCGGCGACGGAACGCGCGGGAACTTTTGGATGAAAGAAAAAACGTATTGTTTGCACGTGGTTGAAAACGATGTATTACGATCCATATCGTAGCAGGCTAGTACGTATACAATGTTATCAGAAAAGCTTTGCTCTGAAAGTAATCCTGTTCGAATCGTCGAAATATGGTCACAACCTCTGAGCTCTGCGTCTGCCTTGGGTTTGGAATAATGCACGCTTTGCTGCATCTGCGTTGGGTTTGGCATTCATCGACTGGCTGCCACAGTCGCGCCGCGCGCACGCTTTGCTGCATCTGCGTACGCCGGGCACTGTGCTGTGCTTGCTTGGGAGACGAATGGATGCGCCCGCGCGCTGCCCCCTCCTGCCTGTTCCGACTGTTCGTATtcatgaatcatgatgacgatggAGAGTCCAGCTGCTCAACTACTGCTGCTTCATAACCACCCACAGGCTGGTTCACTTGTCTGCTTGCTTGCAGCCAAGCCAAGCCACGTTCATCAGTCTTCTAGACGTCACGTGGAGATGGGTTCTGAGACCTCATGTCATGACTTGCTGCTTTCGAATGGCTAGTTCTTGGTTCCAGGAGGGTGTAGCCAGTACAGTAGCGTGGCAACAGAAAGGAGAGACTTTTGGCCGGCCGCGCGCGTGtggcatgaaaaagaaaagagggAGGGGGCTCAAGGTCATTACAAACAGAAACAGCCTTTCAGGGTGATCATGCAGCATTTGATGGTGGCCATGGAACATCTCATCTGGTTAGCTAAACCCCCCTGCGTGTTTAGTTTGTCCTGCTGAAAGCCGCTTTTTTGGCGTGAGGAGACGAGGGGCCGGCCGGGGCACCATAAAATCAACCATCACTTACCAATGAAatcccttctctctctctgtctcactCACTTTAACCCTTTCACTTCTTTTTGTTTTTCTCTCTAGCTTGGGTGACATCTCAGAGTACGTGCTGCCCGCCTTTCTCCCTCCACTTCCAAGATTCTCATTGTCTTTatccagagagagagagagttgatATATATCCACCACCACCAGCACGCAGTACTAGACTAGACATATATGCATGTCATGTCACTTTGTAGGAATGCTTACAAAGTAGTAGCAGCAGAGAGAAGAgaagaaacaaaaaaaagagCCACCACAACAACACTAGAGAATGGTACTATACTACTACGCTAGAGACAAAGGAAGTCATGCTTCAATACACCCGAGAGAACGCGAGAGAAGGGATTTGGTACTGAATGAACTGAATGAATTCAAACTCTGCGCGTGGTCAGTGCTGAGAATGGTAAAACCACTTGCCATCTAAGGGGCTGTTCCGCACCATAGGAATTTTCTGGGGGCTGTTTATTTCCATATATGGTTTGGATGAATCCAAGCTTTCCACCCAATCCATCGAGGGATTCAATCCCTAAACCCAATCAACAAATATTTGTTCGTTTATTCCATATAGAACAATCTAAAAAATGGAAACTGAATAGCGCTATCTGAAAACTGAATAACGCTATCTACAAACTGAAAACTGAATAAACTCAATCAACAAACAAGCTGAAAACTGCAGTCTGAATAACACTATTTTTTTTTGACAAAGTAGAGACGAGCACATGTATGCACAGTCTGAAACGACTGAAGAAACAAGCTGAAAACTGCACAGCCTGCACAGACCGAAGAAACAGTCTCTACATGCACATGCAAGCTTCAGACCACACACACTACAAGCTAAGCCTTATTGACTGAAACTGAATAAACAGCCTGCACAGACTGAAGATGTGACTTGACTTTCTCTTCCTCTAGAGATGTTGATAATATATTTATCCTTGGACCCTGGAACACCATGAGACAAATGAATGAATATGCACAATAAATCCAAGCAAACTACAATACAAAAGAATGTGAGTCAATAGCACAACAATAAATGGATATGTAATATAACACATTGTTTCTAATTTCCAAGTGATCATGATATAAACATCATGATAATCATTTGATCATGTTGATCATTTGAACAAAGTATCAACAattcaaaattaattttgcagcCAAACTGATCAAAACATAGTACTAAACTGATCAACATTATTGCACCACTCAAAATAGACAGTTAATCAGAGATATTGTGAATCTTACCTTTAGAGTTTATCCATCTTCCCCCTTAGCCAAAGGAGAGCGACTTCTGGCTCATCATCATTAAAACAAATAAATGTTTCTCTGTAATTTGGTGTGTTAAACACCCCCGCTGCTTTGATCTTCTCATCTCTTGTGATATCCATAGTCTTAAGAACAGAAATACACCTCTTGATAGAAAAATCATTACCTTGAGCAACTTCCTTCTCTTTTGTTGATTGTGCGGCCTCATCTGCAACTTGCTTTGTTTTCACATCAAGGTACCTCCCTATCAGCCCTTCTAGTGCATCTTTCCTCACTCTCTTTGTCTCCTTCTCTTGATTGACAGTTGGTGCACCTGACCTTTTAGGTAACCTCTGTTCAACCCTTTCAACAATTACTATATCTTCATCTTGTTCTATTCTCGCATCTACTTGTGGTTCATTAGTATCTTCATCTTCCACTTCTATGGTTTTAAATTTCTCTCCTTCATCAGAATTTTGTAGTGGTTGAGTAGATGTAATGTTCCAAGTCCCTTGTGCAATGTGACCATCATATAATTCACCCAAGGCATCAAAGAGAGGAAAAGACTTCTTGCGGAACTTCTTAGCTCTAGGAAATGTCTGCAATGTGAACACAAGACTATTTCATAAAAAATGAAACTAAAATTATTATTTTGAAACAATAAGAACATGCTACTAATTCATTTTGAGCAGCAAACTGAAATAAGAACCTGGGTAAAGCATATGCTTCTTACAGTGATAATGTTGTCCCATATCGTTGGTTCAGCAATGATCATGCATCTTTTTTCATTCCAAGAAACTCCACTTTGTTTTCTTACCTCCTTCAATATCTTGTATTCCCTTTTTAATTCTCTCTCCTTTTCTTGAATTTGGATCTTGTTGAATGTAACATATTCATGCTTCTCGTGGAATTCAGAAACTATTTTATTCCAAGCATCTGGACTCCATCCATTTTGAGCCCTATGTGGAGGCATATTGTGTTCAAACAACAAGTCAACAAGACTCTTCTCTAATTCAACATTCCATGCAGCTCTCTCAATACCACCTAAAATTAAAAATTAAGGCACATCTAATCATATAAATGTCAACCATGAACAAATCATGTAAAAGCTTTTTATCAAATAAATTTGACATTATTACCGCCACATTTTTTTGATTTTGCAGCTTTAGGAGAAGCCTTCTTTTGAGCAGCTTTAGATAAAGCTACTATCTTAGGAGAACCTCTAAACATCTTATCTACAACATAAAAATAACACATTTATTCAACATAAAAAAGAAATGATCTTCTAAGATCATTTAAGGTTGAGTACCTTGTAAGATTGACACATAAGAGTTAAAAGAAATCACCTTAAAGTAAGGGTAAAATCGGTTATCTTCGCGATCTTTTGCATGTACTTGATTGGAGGGAGGTTTAAGGAACCGCATGCTGAGGGCAGGGATAACTATGTCAAAGAAATGTTTGATCACACGATGGAATGTATCATTGCTGTGACCAAAGAATACTTGGAGATCCTCAAATGACGCATTGTGACTAATCATATATAAAAAGAAACCAAGCTTCTCCTCGACCTTGATTCTTCTAGTGTCTTTAACCAACCCTTCGCTTATAAGATAATTGACCAAGGCTTTAAAGATGTAAGGTTCCATCCTAAATGATGTCCTACAATTCTTGATGTGGCCTTCAAGTAGCTCCCTAACCTTTTCCTCTCCAGTTAGCGTTGATGTATGTCGCAACTTTTTTTTCACTATCTCCAATATAGCCCAAGAGATGTAGAGTAGGGAGAATTAAAAGCATGAGATCATCATCATCCCTCCTTTTTCTAATGCGATCTCTAGTACTCATATCCATTGTAAAACTATAAGCAATATCAAGGAACACAAGGAAATCAAGTTAACAAAAATAGTTACACACTTCATATAATTTTAAGACTATAAATTTTGCACACAGCACCTTGAAAAATGGATTAGACACCGGATCTCAAGAGGGGGAAAGCTCGTCCTCGCGACTCTCACAAGAGTAGGGATAATCTGAAAATAGATACAAGAGTAGATACAATCTGAAAATAGATACAAATGAACCTACAATGAATGCACAACACTGACCGACGATGCTCACAAGTATTCATTAAGCTTGTGCATCTTTGCTTCGGTATGGTAGAGGCAAACAAGTGGAATGGTTTCAAGGATTTAAAAAAACTCTCGATATATCAAGGATAGacgatgaaagtcgcctagaggggggtgaatagggcgaaactgaaatttacaaagttaatcacaactacaagccgggttagcgttagaaacaataatgagtccgagagagagggcgcaaaacaaatcgcaagcgaataaagggtgtgacacacagatttgttttaccgaggttcggttcttgtaaacctactccccgttgaggtggtcacaaagaccgggtctctttcaaccctttccctctctcaaacggtccctcggaccgagtgagcttcttcttctcaaacaaatggaacacgaagttctcacaaggaccaccacatgattggtgtctcttgcctcaattacaagtgagtttgatctcaagaaagattgagaaagaaaagaagcgatccaagcgcaagagctcaaatgaacacgacaaatcactctctttaATCACTAAAGCTGTGTGTGGAGTTGGTAGAGGATTTGATccttttggtgtgtcttgtattgaatgctagagctcttgtaagtagttggaaggtggaaacttggatgacttgaatgtggggtggttgggggtatttataaccccaaccaccaaactagccgtttggtggaggctgctgtcgacgggcgcaccggacagtccggtgcgccaccggacagtgtccggtgcgccaaccacgtcacccggccgttagggttcgaccgttggagctctgtcttgtgggcccgcctggctgtccggtggtgcaccggacaggtcctgtagactgtccggtgtgccacccgcgcgtgctctgacctctgcgcgcgcaggcgcgcatttaatgcgttgcagtcgaccgttgcgcgcgaagtagccgttgctccgccgtcacaccagacagtccggtgaattttagcggagcggattcccgaagctggcgagttcagagtcgctcttccttggagcaccggacactgtccggtggtgcaccggacagtccagtgaattatagtggagcgcctctgagaattcccgaaggtgttgagttcagcttgaagtcccctggtgcaccgaacactgtccggtggcacacggacagtctggtgcgccagaccagggcacacttcggttatcccttgctcttattgttgaacccttttctttgtctttttattggctttttgtgaacctttggcacctgtataacttatagactagagcaaactagttagtctgattatttgtgttgggcaattcaaccaccaaaatcatttaggaaataggtgtaagcctaattccctttcagacgaCAACTGATCTGTTAACTTTGGGTTTTAGCTGCACGCGCGCCAGTCGGTGGCCCCAGCTTTGGGTTTTAGCTTATCTATGAGTAGCAGCTACCACCGGCTGGCCGCTGATCTATCCTGCCAttatagatggccaataagcacgaggcccgtgagcccggcacgaagcccgttgtttgggcccggtccgagcccagCACGGCTCGGTTCTATGCGGgctcgggccggcccggcacgaataagcgggccagGCTCGGACgggaaactaggcacggtgggctagcccggcacggcccgtttacctctaagcacgttaagcccgcttttttgcACTAAAACGTGTTTTTCGGCCCGCTTAGCCCGCTTTTGGcccgttttttcgtgctaaacgggccggcccggcccgtttaggcccgctgtgggccgggctcggacagagAAGCAAGCCTGCGGGCTTAGCAGGCCCGGCCCGGGCCCAaaacgggccgggcggcccgtttggccatctctacctGCCATCAATCTCGATCACCTCCATCATTGCCCGTGGTGGCAGAGACCGATCTGGGTCGCAGCGCCGCGCGGCTTGTCCCCCCGGACGACCGATCTGGCGCGATTTTGGTGGTTCTGTTCTTGCAACTCTCGTGCCATTTACGGCCAGAGATCAGTTGGAACCAACACCAACCCAAGAACGAAGGCCCGCCGACTGCGAATGGATCTGTTAACTTACAAGAGCTGTGAATGGATCTGGTGGATTTGCGCCGGGCCCAGGTGGTTCCGCGCCAGCCTTGACGCGGCGTCCACCGACGATGTCGAGCACGACGACGACGCCAGAGAGGAGTACGACGATGAGGACTGGGGCAGAGGCGAGAGCTGCGAGAAGGAGGTGGCGGTGGGAGCAGGAGGTGGTGGCGGGAGCGCGGTGTAAGAAACGTGCGGCGACGCGCTCAGCTCAGTCGCGTGCGGCGAGTTGGATTTGTTCCGGAACAAACGAGCTAGGGTTACAATCCAGAAGTACAAGAGTAAAAAAACAATCCAAGCCTCTGGGCTACAAACGGCTTAAACGAAGAGAAAAAATAAATCATCCTGGATTTTTTTCTGGTCTTGGATTGTGGGCGGGATCCAGATTAAACCAGGCCTGGTTTAGTATAACCGAACAGAGCCTAAATTGGATAGCTATAGCTTAGGAATAAAAGATTCTGTCTTGTAGAGAACTGAACGTCTCATTCGATCCTTTTTTGCCTGGTCATTAAAAAATCGCGCTTCTGGAAATTACTCGGGAGTAATTTTGAAGCAGAGGAAGCAAAGCTAAATGCAGATGAGATGGTCACGTGTCCTATACTAGTGTTTATTGTCATCAACATACACACCCACTTAGAGTGTGTTTAGTTTGAGGAATGAAGTGATCtatcttcttctcactcctcacttttttatttggtttgtggaatagaatgagttgatccatcaccaccccaTTCCTCATAAGTTAATATTTAGTATATACATGATGAgtgggttgattccaccaaaattgatggaatgaacttatgataCACCACCTCGTGAAGTATATACGGGCTGATTGGTTGCCGGCTTCGCTCCCGCCCGGATTACGCCAGCCTAGGCCAGTAGATACGCTCCCGTCTCACGTCTCCACACATGCAAGTAAACGGATAAAAAAACACCTAGACTGCACGCGTGCATACAGGTTGAACTCATGCCATGCAGGTAACCATTCATAAGCCTAAATACAGTCAACGCACAGACTGGACCTGAGCGCGTCTGACCAGGTAACCAATCAAGCGTAtagtgactccacaaaccaaacacatcatTAAACTCCCAAATCTCCGGTAAGGTTATGAACTCCACTCCCAAATCTCCAAGTCAAAGCAAAAGCAAACAATAGACCAATATGCTACACacttagggctgatttggtggttAGGGATCTCGAGAGGATCCATAGGCGAGGAATCCCCTTACAATACAATTTTGAATAGCAAGACGATTTTTCTCCCATGGATCCCCTCGGGATCCCCGATCAACAAATCAGCCCTTAAACTTTCTTAAGCGCTGACCAAAAAACTATCCAGGGGAAGGGACACAAAGCTACTAAAATTGCAGACAGGTAAAATAAACAGAGGAAAAAAAACCAAGACTCCAAAACCTGTCTGACTCGTCAACGTTTTTCTATGACACCATTTCGCTGCTGCCCGCTAGCACTTACTGTACAAAGCTGCTGCCACAACTAGCGTCAGGGACTAAAATCTCTTCAGTTGTGAGTTCCGAATCATCATTCACGACTAGGCGCCTGATAAGCTGACGACGCACCGTTGGGAGACGGAGGGGTTGACGGTTGGCCACCCTTTTGGGGCGCAACTCCGTTCTGAATCTCTTTTTGACTTGAGTCGGAGTTCTCTTCCTTGTCATCTGACTTCGAATTGAGAAACCGACCTCCAGCTCCCCTGGCCCTTTTCAAGGCATGCTGATGCCGTGACTCATGGAGATAGGGCTGCACAGCACATATGTAGTTGAGTTAGGTTTTTTTTATTTCAGATGACTTTACATTTCACCCCACAGGAAAATAAGCAACCAAGTTGTTTTTATTTCAGATGATATCAAAGAGAAATAAACACGTGTGATCAAGTTGCAGTGGGATCATCTGAGCTTGGCAGAACATTATAGGATTTTCTGAGTTGGTCACTGCATCTTTATATCAGTCTTCTAGTTTTGAGAAACACTCATGATACTAACAAATTCAACTCTCTCTAGCAGTCTAGCTTATAGCTTAAGTAACTTAAAGTTAAACAGAAAGCATTTCATCTTACTCGATGTTGCAACTTCGTCAATGTGTGGTACCCAAATTACATTCCTAGATCCTTTACTGCTTTTGTGATAAGCAACACCCGTGAAGGCATTAAAAAATGTGGCATGTTGAAATTTCAGATATCAGAGAACATTGAAATTAAAATAATATTCACCAGCAGATTTACAGGACAATGTGATGCAGATCGATCTTGAAGTGGAAGTGGGGAAGGTAGATTGGAGAAATTCGCTTGGTTATTTGCTCTAGcatcatgggcagaaaaggctcaTTAAAAATTCCTTCATATGGCAATGCAGGATATGGTTACAAAGATTTACCTTGCGGCCCTTGACAAGCTTCCGTTCTGATTCAGCTTTAGCCCGAGATTGACGCCGTCTTAATATGGCATTGTATTGCTTTGCATTTACATACACTGGCTCTTCAATTGCATCGGTAGGCAAAGGTAAGCCAGCCGGATGCATTCCGACTAATGTTGGATGCATCTGAAAGATTATCGATTTTATTAACTCCAAGACATCAGTTTAAATAAAGAATAGTAATAGCGCAGGAAGGTTCATAATCATTGCAAATTATCCTTTTCTGACTACAtgtaaattcaaataaacaatagAACAGATCCACTGTTGGCTGCTTCCACATGAGGTCGGGCTTGTTCGGTTCCACCAATCCAGAAGGGGATCGGAGGGGATTTAATCCTCTCCTAGTCATTTTTGACTAGGAGGGGATTGAATCTCCT
This genomic window contains:
- the LOC103650499 gene encoding uncharacterized protein, which encodes MFRGSPKIVALSKAAQKKASPKAAKSKKCGGGIERAAWNVELEKSLVDLLFEHNMPPHRAQNGWSPDAWNKIVSEFHEKHEYVTFNKIQIQEKERELKREYKILKEVRKQSGVSWNEKRCMIIAEPTIWDNIITTFPRAKKFRKKSFPLFDALGELYDGHIAQGTWNITSTQPLQNSDEGEKFKTIEVEDEDTNEPQVDARIEQDEDIVIVERVEQRLPKRSGAPTVNQEKETKRVRKDALEGLIGRYLDVKTKQVADEAAQSTKEKEVAQGNDFSIKRCISVLKTMDITRDEKIKAAGVFNTPNYRETFICFNDDEPEVALLWLRGKMDKL
- the LOC100383246 gene encoding Nuclear transcription factor Y subunit A-7 encodes the protein MTSVVQSVSGDHRAEDQSHQKKQTEPGDQQEAPVTSSDSQPTVGTPSTDYVAPYAPHDMSHAMGQYAYPNIDPYYGSLYAAAYGGHPLMHPTLVGMHPAGLPLPTDAIEEPVYVNAKQYNAILRRRQSRAKAESERKLVKGRKPYLHESRHQHALKRARGAGGRFLNSKSDDKEENSDSSQKEIQNGVAPQKGGQPSTPPSPNGASSAYQAPSRE